From the genome of Bradyrhizobium sp. SZCCHNS1050, one region includes:
- a CDS encoding vitamin B12-dependent ribonucleotide reductase — MRIERRNTTEGQSPYAGIDFRLTTSEIKNPDGSVVFRLENVEVPEFWSQVASDVLAQKYFRKAGVAAKLKKVEEESVPSWLWRSVPDTEALAALPENERYGSERSAKQVFDRLAGCWTYWGWKGNYFSSEADAQAFYDELRVMLAKQMVAPNSPQWFNTGLHWAYGIDGPGQGHYYVDYKTGKLTKSKSSYEHPQPHACFIQGVEDDLVNDGGIMDLWVREARLFKYGSGTGSNFSRLRGEGERLSGGGRSSGLMSFLKIGDRAAGAIKSGGTTRRAAKMVVVDADHPDIEAYIDWKVKEEQKVAALVTGSKINQKHLKAVMKACVNCEGSGDDCFDPEKNPALRREIKLARRALVPDNYIKRVIQFAKQGYKDIDFPIYDTDWDSEAYLTVSGQNSNNSVSLKDDFLRAVETDGDWSLIGRTNKKVVKTLKARDLWEKIGHAAWASADPGLHFNTTMNDWHTCKASGDIRASNPCSEYMFLDDTACNLASANLLTFYNTETKHFDVGAYEHLCRLWTVVLEISVLMAQFPSKAIAELSYEFRTLGLGYANIGGLLMTMGLSYDSKEGRALCGALSAIMTGIAYKTSAEMAGELGSFPGYKKNAAHMLRVIRNHRRAARGEATGYEALSVAPVPLDHAHCPQVSLVSHAIQAWDDALALGETNGYRNAQVTVVAPTGTIGLVMDCDTTGIEPDFALVKFKKLAGGGYFKIINRAVPAALRVLGYRESEIAEIEAYAVGHGSLSNAPGVNATTLKAKGFTDEAIAKVEKALPTAFDIKFVFNKWTLGEDFIVKQLGVTTEAIAAPTFDLLTAIGFTKREIEAANVHICGAMTVEGAPHLKAEHYSVFDCANPCGKIGKRYLSVESHIRMMAAAQPFISGAISKTINMPNDATVEDCKAAYLLSWKLALKANALYRDGSKLSQPLNSQLIADDEDEDDAVESFYDKPMAARATQVSEKIVEKLVERIVVMREREKMPDRRKGYTQKAVVGGHKVYLRTGEYDDGRLGEIFIDMHKEGAALRSFINNFAIAVSLGLQYGVPLEEYVDAFTFTRFEPAGPVQGNDSIKYATSILDYVFRELAVSYMSRFDLAHVDPSESNFDALGRGVDEGKPSEDGPSQQAAKYVSRGLTRSRTDNLVVMRGGSSSPSPAGGGSIGSSASDRGGVNLTALSHARAGDSLDGATALKQEPQHDLSPTEKLEALQWSKAGTANTQVASKAERRAEAKAKGYEGEMCSECGNFTLVRNGTCMKCDTCGSTTGCS, encoded by the coding sequence ATGCGGATTGAACGGCGCAACACCACCGAAGGACAGTCGCCCTATGCAGGGATCGACTTCCGCCTGACCACGTCCGAGATCAAGAATCCGGATGGCTCCGTGGTGTTCCGGCTCGAGAATGTCGAGGTCCCCGAGTTCTGGTCGCAGGTCGCCTCCGACGTGCTGGCGCAGAAGTATTTCCGCAAGGCCGGCGTTGCCGCCAAGTTGAAGAAGGTCGAGGAAGAGAGCGTGCCGTCGTGGCTGTGGCGCTCGGTGCCCGACACCGAGGCGCTGGCCGCGCTGCCTGAGAACGAGCGCTACGGCAGCGAGCGCTCGGCCAAGCAGGTGTTCGACCGTCTCGCCGGCTGCTGGACCTATTGGGGCTGGAAGGGCAACTACTTCTCCTCGGAAGCGGACGCGCAGGCGTTCTATGACGAGCTCCGCGTCATGCTGGCCAAGCAGATGGTCGCGCCGAACTCGCCGCAATGGTTCAACACCGGTCTGCACTGGGCCTACGGCATCGACGGCCCCGGCCAGGGCCACTATTACGTCGACTACAAGACCGGCAAGCTGACCAAGTCGAAGTCGTCCTACGAGCATCCGCAGCCGCACGCCTGCTTCATCCAGGGCGTCGAGGACGACCTCGTCAATGACGGCGGCATCATGGATTTGTGGGTGCGCGAGGCGCGCCTGTTCAAATACGGCTCCGGCACCGGCTCCAACTTCTCGCGGCTGCGCGGCGAAGGCGAGCGGCTGTCGGGCGGCGGCCGCTCGTCCGGCCTGATGAGCTTCCTCAAGATCGGCGACCGCGCCGCAGGCGCCATCAAGTCGGGCGGCACGACGCGCCGCGCCGCCAAGATGGTGGTGGTCGACGCCGACCATCCGGACATCGAGGCCTATATCGACTGGAAGGTGAAGGAGGAGCAGAAAGTCGCGGCGCTGGTCACCGGCTCCAAGATCAACCAGAAGCACCTCAAGGCCGTGATGAAGGCCTGCGTCAATTGCGAGGGCTCCGGCGACGACTGCTTCGATCCCGAGAAGAACCCTGCCCTGCGCCGCGAGATCAAGCTCGCGCGCCGCGCGCTGGTGCCCGACAACTACATCAAGCGGGTCATCCAGTTCGCCAAGCAGGGCTACAAGGACATCGACTTCCCGATCTACGACACCGACTGGGATTCCGAGGCGTATCTGACGGTCTCCGGCCAGAACTCCAACAACTCGGTGTCGCTGAAGGACGACTTCCTCCGCGCCGTCGAGACCGACGGCGACTGGAGCCTGATCGGCCGCACCAACAAGAAGGTCGTCAAGACGCTGAAGGCCAGGGACCTCTGGGAGAAGATCGGCCACGCCGCCTGGGCCTCGGCCGATCCCGGCCTGCACTTCAACACCACGATGAACGACTGGCACACCTGCAAGGCGTCCGGCGACATCCGCGCGTCCAATCCGTGCTCGGAATACATGTTCCTGGACGACACCGCGTGCAACCTGGCCTCGGCCAATCTGCTGACGTTCTACAACACCGAAACGAAGCACTTCGACGTCGGCGCCTACGAGCATCTCTGCCGGCTCTGGACGGTCGTGCTCGAGATCTCCGTGCTGATGGCGCAGTTCCCGTCGAAGGCGATCGCCGAGCTGTCCTACGAGTTCCGCACGCTGGGCCTCGGCTATGCCAATATCGGCGGCCTCTTGATGACCATGGGCCTGTCCTACGACTCCAAGGAAGGCCGCGCGCTGTGCGGCGCGCTCTCGGCCATCATGACCGGCATCGCCTACAAGACCTCCGCCGAGATGGCCGGCGAGCTCGGATCCTTCCCCGGCTACAAGAAGAACGCCGCGCACATGCTGCGCGTCATCCGCAACCATCGCCGCGCCGCGCGCGGCGAGGCGACCGGCTATGAGGCGCTCTCGGTCGCCCCGGTGCCGCTCGACCACGCCCACTGCCCGCAGGTCTCGCTGGTCAGCCACGCCATCCAGGCCTGGGACGACGCGCTCGCGCTCGGCGAGACCAACGGCTACCGCAACGCCCAGGTCACCGTGGTCGCCCCCACCGGCACCATCGGCCTGGTGATGGACTGCGACACCACCGGCATCGAGCCTGATTTCGCGCTGGTGAAGTTCAAGAAGCTGGCCGGCGGCGGCTACTTCAAGATCATCAACCGCGCCGTGCCTGCGGCCCTGCGCGTGCTCGGCTATCGCGAGAGCGAGATCGCCGAGATCGAGGCCTATGCGGTCGGTCACGGCTCGCTGTCGAACGCCCCCGGCGTCAACGCCACCACCCTGAAGGCCAAGGGCTTCACCGACGAGGCCATCGCCAAGGTCGAGAAGGCGCTGCCGACCGCGTTCGACATCAAGTTCGTGTTCAACAAGTGGACGCTCGGCGAGGACTTCATCGTCAAGCAGCTCGGCGTCACCACTGAGGCGATCGCCGCCCCCACCTTCGACCTGCTCACGGCGATCGGCTTCACCAAGCGCGAGATCGAGGCCGCCAACGTGCACATCTGCGGCGCGATGACGGTCGAGGGCGCTCCGCATCTGAAGGCCGAGCACTATTCGGTGTTCGACTGCGCCAATCCCTGCGGCAAGATCGGCAAGCGCTATCTCTCGGTCGAGAGCCACATCCGCATGATGGCGGCAGCACAGCCGTTCATCTCGGGCGCGATCTCCAAGACCATCAACATGCCGAACGACGCCACGGTCGAGGACTGCAAGGCGGCATATCTGCTGTCGTGGAAGCTCGCGCTGAAGGCCAACGCGCTCTACCGCGACGGCTCGAAGCTGTCGCAGCCGCTCAACTCGCAGCTCATCGCCGACGATGAGGACGAGGACGATGCGGTCGAGTCCTTCTACGACAAGCCGATGGCGGCGCGCGCCACCCAGGTCTCGGAGAAGATCGTCGAGAAGCTGGTCGAGCGCATCGTGGTGATGCGCGAGCGCGAGAAGATGCCGGACCGCCGCAAGGGCTACACCCAGAAGGCGGTCGTCGGCGGCCACAAGGTCTACCTGCGCACCGGCGAGTATGACGACGGCCGCCTCGGCGAGATCTTCATCGACATGCACAAGGAGGGCGCGGCGCTGCGCTCCTTCATCAACAACTTCGCCATCGCGGTGTCGCTGGGTCTCCAGTACGGCGTGCCGCTGGAGGAGTATGTCGACGCCTTCACCTTCACCCGCTTCGAGCCGGCCGGCCCGGTGCAGGGCAACGACTCGATCAAGTATGCGACGTCGATCCTCGACTACGTGTTCCGCGAGCTCGCCGTCAGCTACATGTCGCGCTTCGACCTCGCCCATGTCGACCCCTCGGAGAGCAACTTCGACGCGCTCGGCCGCGGCGTCGACGAAGGCAAGCCGTCGGAGGACGGCCCGAGCCAGCAGGCGGCGAAATACGTCTCGCGCGGCCTGACCCGCTCCCGCACCGACAACCTCGTCGTGATGCGCGGCGGCTCGTCGTCACCCTCCCCTGCAGGGGGAGGGTCGATCGGAAGCTCCGCTTCCGATCGGGGTGGGGTGAATCTCACCGCCCTCTCCCACGCCCGCGCCGGCGACTCCCTCGACGGCGCCACCGCCCTGAAGCAGGAGCCGCAGCACGACCTCTCGCCCACCGAGAAGCTCGAGGCGCTGCAATGGAGCAAGGCCGGCACGGCGAACACCCAAGTCGCCTCCAAGGCCGAACGCCGCGCCGAAGCCAAGGCCAAGGGCTACGAAGGCGAGATGTGCTCGGAGTGCGGCAACTTCACGCTGGTGCGGAATGGCACGTGCATGAAGTGCGATACGTGCGGAAGCACGACGGGGTGTAGCTAA